In one Drosophila pseudoobscura strain MV-25-SWS-2005 chromosome X, UCI_Dpse_MV25, whole genome shotgun sequence genomic region, the following are encoded:
- the ovo gene encoding transcriptional regulator ovo isoform X1, which produces MPKIFLIKNRLHQQQQRLLESQNLLQHKSQDDERCLVPPLSPHGSGSGSGSGTPHSPSPSPSPAHPHPEPQGQGQTSSPFQQQDDQQPLSLTRKRFHHRRHYFGQSRHSLLADHGLNQNQNQIQNHNQNQNQNSTELDVDHNTAASEVQNDKFGCLRPAELLQRLTCTTTNQTTTSSSIATTTTTNTPSPTPTPTPTPPALPTKDCVENSPIKTAITTTTTASSSIPKQPTPQSTAAEGISSSSSSEVDVEDPDRKAQKENEKNARASVEAEEVEEEEEEDGDVDVGIEVPRPRFYNTGIVLTQAQRKEYPKEHQQQPNLVRTTKEKEPHSDVDSDTDSDDGCKLIVDEKPLLPVDKPLSLRMRSTPPPAEERPSPPPPREPTPAVRCSVIQRAPQTTAAAVATAGHAVSPHHHHYQNQHPDHQTPQRSVLLPLSALDLDQLGPEQQEPIDYHVPKRRSPSYDSDEELNARRLERARQVREARRRNTILAARVLLAQSQRLNPRLVRSLPGILAAAAGHGRSSSSSGAAGQGFQSSGFGSGSSSTGSGSGQNASGGAGSPGGGFGGALGGSGAGGGGMGGGRDGRGNYGPNSPPTGALPPFYESLKSGQQSTASNNTGASQTSAGHGAGSHAAFNGNPNFLSIQNAAAAAYIMSAGAGVGGGGGGVGGGGGYINCGSNGGGGGGGNGNANGNGGGGTVGGGGAASSGGIDGNNLLNFANGLASNPNYNESNSKFHNPNSTMGHPFYGGNPSAYGIILKDEPDIEYDEAKIDIGTFAQNIIQATMGSSGQFNASAYEDAIMSDLASSQCPNGTVDPLQFTATLMLSSQTDHLLEQLSDAVDLSSFLQRSCVDDEGSTSPRQDFELGSTPSLTPDSVSVTPVEHHHHHHHSSHQTASASQLDALHENLLTQLTHNITRNGVNSQQQQQQQQQHVQQQQQHLQQQQQQHVQQQHVQQHVQHVQQPPPSYQHATRGLQMMQQQQQQSQHGSYQQQSALMSQQQQQLLSQQQQQSHHQQQQQHAAAYQQHNLYAAQQQQQHHQQQQQQQQHQHHSHHQFHQQQQQSHHSHHSHHHDNSNMSLPSPTAAAAAAAAAAAAAAAAAVHLARPMSSSSSSGTNSSSSNSSMDANAAAAAAAALLDTKPLIQSQEQQQQEGQPQQEGQPQQEGQQQKEEQQQCLTKLSRGRSKKVMPLPMIPNDFDCLLVKEEKEDKKEEAADIDYDPAGKDSSNGSGGGKLSGRAKAVAYGSTMITLVSTMKPSPEVPATRTVHRTTLRSLATAAAATAAGLCAPSPTVSVLNQSKVLQRRLGLPPDLQLEFVNGGHGIKNPLAVENAHGGHHRIRNIDCIDDLSKHGHHSQQQQQQQQSSPQQQQTLQQQQQQQQSLQQQHQQQLQHHSSASSNASSHGSADALCMGGSGSASQAGDDSVVNGKFVCRVCMKTFSLQRLLNRHMKCHSDIKRYLCTFCGKGFNDTFDLKRHTRTHTGVRPYKCNLCEKSFTQRCSLESHCQKVHSVQHQYAYKERRAKMYVCEECGHTTCEPEVHYLHLKDLHPFSPALLKFYDKRHFKFTNSQFANNLLGQLPMPVHN; this is translated from the exons acaAATTTGGTTGCTTGAGGCCGGCAGAATTGTTGCAGCGCCTTAcctgcaccaccaccaaccaaaccaccaccagcagtagcatagccacaaccacaaccacaaacacACCCTCACCTACGCCCACACCAACACCCACGCCCCCCGCATTACCCACAAAAGACTGCGTCGAGAATTCTCCAATAAAAACCGcgataacaacaacaacaacagcaagcagcagcataCCAAAGCAGCCGACGCCGCAGTCGACAGCGGCAGAGGGGAttagcagcagtagcagcagcgaagTAGATGTAGAAGATCCCGATCGGAAAGCGCAAaaagaaaatgagaaaaatgCGCGCGCATCCGTAGAGGCGGAAGAagtagaagaagaagaagaggaagacggcGACGTTGACGTCGGAATTGAGGTACCCCGCCCGCGCTTTTACAATACGGGCATCGTCCTCACCCAGGCCCAGCGGAAGGAGTACCCCAaggagcaccagcaacagccgaACCTCGTCAGAAccacaaaagaaaaggaacCCCACTCGGATGTGGACTCCGACACAGACTCCGATGACGGCTGCAAGTTGATTGTAGACGAGAAGCCCCTGCTGCCCGTGGACAAGCCGTTGTCTCTGCGTATGCGCAGCACCCCGCCCCCGGCAGAGGAGCGTCCCAGTCCACCACCCCCAAGGGAACCGACGCCCGCTGTCCGCTGCAGCGTGATCCAGCGCGCACCACAGaccacggcagcagcagtagcaacagcaggacACGCTGTATCCCCGCATCACCATCATTATCAGAATCAGCATCCGGACCATCAGACACCACAGAGGAGCGTTCTATTGCCCCTAAGTGCCCTCGATCTCGATCAGCTGGGAccggagcagcaggagcccaTTGACTATCACGTGCCGAAGCGGCGCAGCCCCAGCTACGACAGCGACGAAGAGCTGAACGCCCGCCGGCTGGAGAGAGCGCGCCAGGTGCGCGAGGCCCGCAGGCGGAACACGATCTTGGCAGCCCGCGTACTGCTGGCCCAGTCGCAGCGCCTGAATCCGCGCCTGGTGCGCAGCCTTCCCGGGATTTTGGCCGCAGCCGCCGGCCACGGACGCAGTAGCAGCAGTTCCGGTGCAGCCGGACAGGGCTTTCAGTCGTCTGGctttggcagcggcagcagctcgaCCGGCTCGGGCAGCGGACAGAACGCCAGCGGTGGTGCTGGCTCGCCGGGAGGCGGCTTTGGGGGTGCTCTAGGCGGCAGCGGAGCCGGAGGCGGTGGCATGGGCGGTGGCCGTGACGGACGAGGCAACTACGGTCCCAACTCTCCCCCCACCGGGGCTCTGCCCCCATTCTACGAGAGCCTGAAGAGTGGCCAACAAAGCACGGCCAGCAATAATACGGGCGCCAGTCAGACATCCGCAGGACACGGAGCAGGCTCCCACGCAGCCTTCAACGGGAATCCCAACTTTCTATCCATACAAAacgctgctgcagcggcgtaCATAATGTCAGCGGGAGCAGGAGtcggtggaggtggaggaggagtaggcGGAGGTGGCGGCTACATCAATTGCGGATCcaacggaggaggaggaggcggtggcaatggcaatgcgaatggaaatggaggtGGAGGTACGGTTGGCGGTGGTGGAGCTGCATCATCGGGTGGTATCGATGGTAATAATCTTTTGAACTTCGCCAATGGCTTGGCCAGCAATCCTAACTATAACGAATCCAATTCCAAATTCCATAATCCAAACTCAACGATGGGTCATCCCTTTTACGGTGGCAATCCCTCAGCGTACGGCATCATACTCAAGGACGAGCCGGACATCGAGTACGACGAGGCAAAGATCGACATCGGAACCTTTGCGCAGAACATCATCCAGGCGACGATGGGCAGTTCCGGGCAGTTCAATGCCAGCGCCTACGAGGACGCTATCATGTCGGATCTCGCCAGCTCGCAGTGCCCCAACGGCACTGTGGATCCACTGCAGTTTACGGCCACGCTGATGCTCAGCTCCCAGACGGACCACCTGCTGGAGCAGCTCTCGGATGCCGTCGATCTGAGCTCGTTCCTGCAGCGGAGCTGTGTGGACGACGAGGGCTCCACCAGTCCGCGGCAGGACTTTGAGCTCGGCTCGACGCCCTCCCTGACGCCCGACTCGGTGTCGGTGACGCCCGTGgagcatcaccatcatcatcaccatagCAGTCACCAGACAGCGAGTGCCTCCCAGCTGGATGCCCTTCACGAGAATCTGCTGACGCAGTTGACCCACAATATAACACGCAATGGCGTTAactcccagcagcagcaacagcagcagcagcagcacgtgcaacagcagcagcagcacctgcagcagcagcagcagcagcatgtgcaacagcagcatgtCCAGCAGCACGTGCAGCATGTGCAACAGCCGCCGCCTTCGTACCAGCATGCCACCAGAGGCCTGCAGAtgatgcaacaacaacagcagcagtcgcagcacGGCAGCTACCAGCAGCAGTCGGCGCTGAtgtcacagcagcagcagcagctgctcagccagcaacagcaacagtcgcaccaccaacagcagcagcaacatgccGCCGCCTACCAGCAGCACAATCTGTATGctgcccaacagcagcagcagcaccaccagcagcaacaacagcagcagcaacaccagcatcACTCGCACCACCAAttccaccagcaacagcagcagtcgcacCACTCTCACCATTCGCACCAccacgacaacagcaacatgtcgcttccatcgcccacggcagcggctgctgctgccgcggcggccgccgctgctgctgctgcagcagccgtTCATCTAGCGCGTCccatgagcagcagcagcagctccggtacgaacagcagcagcagcaacagcagcatggATGCAaacgcagcggcagcggctgccgctgcgctGCTCGACACAAAGCCACTCATCCAAAGC caggagcagcaacaacaggaggGGCAGCCACAACAGGAGGGGCAGCCGCAACAGGaggggcagcaacaaaaggaggagcagcaacagtgcTTAACGAAGCTGTCGAGAGGCAGGTCCAAGAAGGTGATGCCCCTACCAATGATCCCCAACGATTTCGATTGCCTTCTGGTCAAGGAAGAAAAGGAGGATAAAAAAGAGGAGGCGGCAGATATAGACTATGATCCTGCAGGGAAAGACAGCAGCAACGGATCGGGAGGAGGCAAGCTGAGTGGTCGAGCCAAGGCCGTGGCGTATGGCTCCACGATGATCACCCTTGTATCGACAATGAAGCCCTCGCCGGAGGTGCCGGCCACACGAACGGTGCACCGCACCACATTACGTTCGTTGGccacggcggcggcggccacagCCGCTGGCCTGTGTGCCCCATCGCCCACCGTTTCGGTGCTCAATCAGAGCAAGGTGTTGCAGCGGCGT TTGGGCCTGCCGCCGGATCTACAGTTGGAGTTTGTGAATGGCGGACATGGCATCAAGAATCCACTGGCTGTCGAGAATGCCCATGGTGGCCATCACCGGATACGCAACATCGATTGCATTGATGATCTCAGCAAGCACGGCCACCAttcccagcagcaacagcagcagcagcaatcatccccccagcagcagcagacgctccagcaacagcagcagcagcagcaatccctccagcagcaacatcagcagcagctccagcatcaCAGCAGTGCCAGCAGCAATGCCAGTAGCCACGGCTCCGCGGATGCCCTCTGTATGGGGGGATCTGGATCGGCCAGCCAGGCCGGTGATGATTCTGTAGTCAATGGAAAGTTCGTTTGCCGTGTGTGCATGAAAACGTTCTCGCTGCAGAGGCTGCTCAATCGGCACATGAAGTGCCACTCGGACATCAAGCGGTACCTGTGCACGTTCTGTGGCAAGGGATTCAACGATACCTTCGATCTGAAGCGGCACACGCGCACCCACACGGGCGTCCGACCGTACAAGTGCAATCTGTGCGAGAAGAGCTTCACGCAGCGCTGTTCCCTCGAGTCGCACTGCCAGAAGGTGCACAGTGTCCAGCATCAGTACGCTTATAAAGAGCGTCGCGCCAAG ATGTACGTATGCGAAGAGTGCGGCCACACGACCTGCGAGCCAGAGGTGCATTATCTGCATCTGAAGGATCTGCATCCGTTCTCGCCGGCGCTCCTTAAGTTCTACGATAAGCGGCACTTCAAGTTCACCAATTCGCAGTTCGCCAACAATCTGCTCGGACAGCTGCCAATGCCTGTCCACAATTGA
- the ovo gene encoding transcriptional regulator ovo isoform X3 encodes MPKIFLIKNRLHQQQQRLLESQNLLQHKSQDDERCLVPPLSPHGSGSGSGSGTPHSPSPSPSPAHPHPEPQGQGQTSSPFQQQDDQQPLSLTRKRFHHRRHYFGQSRHSLLADHGLNQNQNQIQNHNQNQNQNSTELDVDHNTAASEVQNDKFGCLRPAELLQRLTCTTTNQTTTSSSIATTTTTNTPSPTPTPTPTPPALPTKDCVENSPIKTAITTTTTASSSIPKQPTPQSTAAEGISSSSSSEVDVEDPDRKAQKENEKNARASVEAEEVEEEEEEDGDVDVGIEVPRPRFYNTGIVLTQAQRKEYPKEHQQQPNLVRTTKEKEPHSDVDSDTDSDDGCKLIVDEKPLLPVDKPLSLRMRSTPPPAEERPSPPPPREPTPAVRCSVIQRAPQTTAAAVATAGHAVSPHHHHYQNQHPDHQTPQRSVLLPLSALDLDQLGPEQQEPIDYHVPKRRSPSYDSDEELNARRLERARQVREARRRNTILAARVLLAQSQRLNPRLVRSLPGILAAAAGHGRSSSSSGAAGQGFQSSGFGSGSSSTGSGSGQNASGGAGSPGGGFGGALGGSGAGGGGMGGGRDGRGNYGPNSPPTGALPPFYESLKSGQQSTASNNTGASQTSAGHGAGSHAAFNGNPNFLSIQNAAAAAYIMSAGAGVGGGGGGVGGGGGYINCGSNGGGGGGGNGNANGNGGGGTVGGGGAASSGGIDAYGIILKDEPDIEYDEAKIDIGTFAQNIIQATMGSSGQFNASAYEDAIMSDLASSQCPNGTVDPLQFTATLMLSSQTDHLLEQLSDAVDLSSFLQRSCVDDEGSTSPRQDFELGSTPSLTPDSVSVTPVEHHHHHHHSSHQTASASQLDALHENLLTQLTHNITRNGVNSQQQQQQQQQHVQQQQQHLQQQQQQHVQQQHVQQHVQHVQQPPPSYQHATRGLQMMQQQQQQSQHGSYQQQSALMSQQQQQLLSQQQQQSHHQQQQQHAAAYQQHNLYAAQQQQQHHQQQQQQQQHQHHSHHQFHQQQQQSHHSHHSHHHDNSNMSLPSPTAAAAAAAAAAAAAAAAAVHLARPMSSSSSSGTNSSSSNSSMDANAAAAAAAALLDTKPLIQSQEQQQQEGQPQQEGQPQQEGQQQKEEQQQCLTKLSRGRSKKVMPLPMIPNDFDCLLVKEEKEDKKEEAADIDYDPAGKDSSNGSGGGKLSGRAKAVAYGSTMITLVSTMKPSPEVPATRTVHRTTLRSLATAAAATAAGLCAPSPTVSVLNQSKVLQRRLGLPPDLQLEFVNGGHGIKNPLAVENAHGGHHRIRNIDCIDDLSKHGHHSQQQQQQQQSSPQQQQTLQQQQQQQQSLQQQHQQQLQHHSSASSNASSHGSADALCMGGSGSASQAGDDSVVNGKFVCRVCMKTFSLQRLLNRHMKCHSDIKRYLCTFCGKGFNDTFDLKRHTRTHTGVRPYKCNLCEKSFTQRCSLESHCQKVHSVQHQYAYKERRAKMYVCEECGHTTCEPEVHYLHLKDLHPFSPALLKFYDKRHFKFTNSQFANNLLGQLPMPVHN; translated from the exons acaAATTTGGTTGCTTGAGGCCGGCAGAATTGTTGCAGCGCCTTAcctgcaccaccaccaaccaaaccaccaccagcagtagcatagccacaaccacaaccacaaacacACCCTCACCTACGCCCACACCAACACCCACGCCCCCCGCATTACCCACAAAAGACTGCGTCGAGAATTCTCCAATAAAAACCGcgataacaacaacaacaacagcaagcagcagcataCCAAAGCAGCCGACGCCGCAGTCGACAGCGGCAGAGGGGAttagcagcagtagcagcagcgaagTAGATGTAGAAGATCCCGATCGGAAAGCGCAAaaagaaaatgagaaaaatgCGCGCGCATCCGTAGAGGCGGAAGAagtagaagaagaagaagaggaagacggcGACGTTGACGTCGGAATTGAGGTACCCCGCCCGCGCTTTTACAATACGGGCATCGTCCTCACCCAGGCCCAGCGGAAGGAGTACCCCAaggagcaccagcaacagccgaACCTCGTCAGAAccacaaaagaaaaggaacCCCACTCGGATGTGGACTCCGACACAGACTCCGATGACGGCTGCAAGTTGATTGTAGACGAGAAGCCCCTGCTGCCCGTGGACAAGCCGTTGTCTCTGCGTATGCGCAGCACCCCGCCCCCGGCAGAGGAGCGTCCCAGTCCACCACCCCCAAGGGAACCGACGCCCGCTGTCCGCTGCAGCGTGATCCAGCGCGCACCACAGaccacggcagcagcagtagcaacagcaggacACGCTGTATCCCCGCATCACCATCATTATCAGAATCAGCATCCGGACCATCAGACACCACAGAGGAGCGTTCTATTGCCCCTAAGTGCCCTCGATCTCGATCAGCTGGGAccggagcagcaggagcccaTTGACTATCACGTGCCGAAGCGGCGCAGCCCCAGCTACGACAGCGACGAAGAGCTGAACGCCCGCCGGCTGGAGAGAGCGCGCCAGGTGCGCGAGGCCCGCAGGCGGAACACGATCTTGGCAGCCCGCGTACTGCTGGCCCAGTCGCAGCGCCTGAATCCGCGCCTGGTGCGCAGCCTTCCCGGGATTTTGGCCGCAGCCGCCGGCCACGGACGCAGTAGCAGCAGTTCCGGTGCAGCCGGACAGGGCTTTCAGTCGTCTGGctttggcagcggcagcagctcgaCCGGCTCGGGCAGCGGACAGAACGCCAGCGGTGGTGCTGGCTCGCCGGGAGGCGGCTTTGGGGGTGCTCTAGGCGGCAGCGGAGCCGGAGGCGGTGGCATGGGCGGTGGCCGTGACGGACGAGGCAACTACGGTCCCAACTCTCCCCCCACCGGGGCTCTGCCCCCATTCTACGAGAGCCTGAAGAGTGGCCAACAAAGCACGGCCAGCAATAATACGGGCGCCAGTCAGACATCCGCAGGACACGGAGCAGGCTCCCACGCAGCCTTCAACGGGAATCCCAACTTTCTATCCATACAAAacgctgctgcagcggcgtaCATAATGTCAGCGGGAGCAGGAGtcggtggaggtggaggaggagtaggcGGAGGTGGCGGCTACATCAATTGCGGATCcaacggaggaggaggaggcggtggcaatggcaatgcgaatggaaatggaggtGGAGGTACGGTTGGCGGTGGTGGAGCTGCATCATCGGGTGGTATCGATG CGTACGGCATCATACTCAAGGACGAGCCGGACATCGAGTACGACGAGGCAAAGATCGACATCGGAACCTTTGCGCAGAACATCATCCAGGCGACGATGGGCAGTTCCGGGCAGTTCAATGCCAGCGCCTACGAGGACGCTATCATGTCGGATCTCGCCAGCTCGCAGTGCCCCAACGGCACTGTGGATCCACTGCAGTTTACGGCCACGCTGATGCTCAGCTCCCAGACGGACCACCTGCTGGAGCAGCTCTCGGATGCCGTCGATCTGAGCTCGTTCCTGCAGCGGAGCTGTGTGGACGACGAGGGCTCCACCAGTCCGCGGCAGGACTTTGAGCTCGGCTCGACGCCCTCCCTGACGCCCGACTCGGTGTCGGTGACGCCCGTGgagcatcaccatcatcatcaccatagCAGTCACCAGACAGCGAGTGCCTCCCAGCTGGATGCCCTTCACGAGAATCTGCTGACGCAGTTGACCCACAATATAACACGCAATGGCGTTAactcccagcagcagcaacagcagcagcagcagcacgtgcaacagcagcagcagcacctgcagcagcagcagcagcagcatgtgcaacagcagcatgtCCAGCAGCACGTGCAGCATGTGCAACAGCCGCCGCCTTCGTACCAGCATGCCACCAGAGGCCTGCAGAtgatgcaacaacaacagcagcagtcgcagcacGGCAGCTACCAGCAGCAGTCGGCGCTGAtgtcacagcagcagcagcagctgctcagccagcaacagcaacagtcgcaccaccaacagcagcagcaacatgccGCCGCCTACCAGCAGCACAATCTGTATGctgcccaacagcagcagcagcaccaccagcagcaacaacagcagcagcaacaccagcatcACTCGCACCACCAAttccaccagcaacagcagcagtcgcacCACTCTCACCATTCGCACCAccacgacaacagcaacatgtcgcttccatcgcccacggcagcggctgctgctgccgcggcggccgccgctgctgctgctgcagcagccgtTCATCTAGCGCGTCccatgagcagcagcagcagctccggtacgaacagcagcagcagcaacagcagcatggATGCAaacgcagcggcagcggctgccgctgcgctGCTCGACACAAAGCCACTCATCCAAAGC caggagcagcaacaacaggaggGGCAGCCACAACAGGAGGGGCAGCCGCAACAGGaggggcagcaacaaaaggaggagcagcaacagtgcTTAACGAAGCTGTCGAGAGGCAGGTCCAAGAAGGTGATGCCCCTACCAATGATCCCCAACGATTTCGATTGCCTTCTGGTCAAGGAAGAAAAGGAGGATAAAAAAGAGGAGGCGGCAGATATAGACTATGATCCTGCAGGGAAAGACAGCAGCAACGGATCGGGAGGAGGCAAGCTGAGTGGTCGAGCCAAGGCCGTGGCGTATGGCTCCACGATGATCACCCTTGTATCGACAATGAAGCCCTCGCCGGAGGTGCCGGCCACACGAACGGTGCACCGCACCACATTACGTTCGTTGGccacggcggcggcggccacagCCGCTGGCCTGTGTGCCCCATCGCCCACCGTTTCGGTGCTCAATCAGAGCAAGGTGTTGCAGCGGCGT TTGGGCCTGCCGCCGGATCTACAGTTGGAGTTTGTGAATGGCGGACATGGCATCAAGAATCCACTGGCTGTCGAGAATGCCCATGGTGGCCATCACCGGATACGCAACATCGATTGCATTGATGATCTCAGCAAGCACGGCCACCAttcccagcagcaacagcagcagcagcaatcatccccccagcagcagcagacgctccagcaacagcagcagcagcagcaatccctccagcagcaacatcagcagcagctccagcatcaCAGCAGTGCCAGCAGCAATGCCAGTAGCCACGGCTCCGCGGATGCCCTCTGTATGGGGGGATCTGGATCGGCCAGCCAGGCCGGTGATGATTCTGTAGTCAATGGAAAGTTCGTTTGCCGTGTGTGCATGAAAACGTTCTCGCTGCAGAGGCTGCTCAATCGGCACATGAAGTGCCACTCGGACATCAAGCGGTACCTGTGCACGTTCTGTGGCAAGGGATTCAACGATACCTTCGATCTGAAGCGGCACACGCGCACCCACACGGGCGTCCGACCGTACAAGTGCAATCTGTGCGAGAAGAGCTTCACGCAGCGCTGTTCCCTCGAGTCGCACTGCCAGAAGGTGCACAGTGTCCAGCATCAGTACGCTTATAAAGAGCGTCGCGCCAAG ATGTACGTATGCGAAGAGTGCGGCCACACGACCTGCGAGCCAGAGGTGCATTATCTGCATCTGAAGGATCTGCATCCGTTCTCGCCGGCGCTCCTTAAGTTCTACGATAAGCGGCACTTCAAGTTCACCAATTCGCAGTTCGCCAACAATCTGCTCGGACAGCTGCCAATGCCTGTCCACAATTGA